A genomic window from Brassica oleracea var. oleracea cultivar TO1000 chromosome C8, BOL, whole genome shotgun sequence includes:
- the LOC106310627 gene encoding MATH domain and coiled-coil domain-containing protein At3g58370-like, which yields MVNEADNKLTWVIKDFSSLQSQRIYSDGFLIGGYKWCLIAYPKGAKVDFLSLYLGVADHETLPLGWRRNISFSLQVVNQFSEKSSILREATEWFDQKTPFLGFLKILPLTKLHSKDGGFLVNGELKIVAEVDVLEVTVQSDASEGSQEAAQPMKKTKMTDYGTGSSDLHQETQVGKETIDVNGFQVSTSQVAYVRCIFEKHPDFASKIRSNNQHLKSTYMNVLLGLVETLCQLPEKLSDDDFGEASAAVSYLTQVGFKVDWLEEKLEEVQEKKTKVNTGKAQLQHMEEEFKVLNKKCLELKDLVEKQNADVTAANVALSFDDVV from the exons AATCTCAGAGGATCTACTCTGATGGATTTTTGATTGGTGGCTACAAATG GTGTCTTATTGCTTATCCAAAGGGAGCCAAAGTTGATTTCTTGTCTCTGTATCTTGGAGTAGCCGATCATGAAACATTACCACTTGGATGGAGAAGGAACATAAGTTTTTCACTCCAAGTAGTAAATCAATTTTCAGAAAAATCCTCCATACTGCGAG AAGCAACCGAGTGGTTTGATCAGAAGACTCCCTTCTTAGGTTTTCTAAAAATTCTTCCACTTACCAAACTTCATTCCAAAGATGGTGGCTTTCTTGTGAATGGTGAGCTCAAAATTGTTGCGGAGGTAGATGTTCTTGAAGTTACCGTACAATCTGATGCATCAGAGGGATCTCAAGAGGCAGCACAACCTATGAAAAAAACAAAGATGACTGATTACGGTACAGGATCTAGTGATTTGCACCAGGAAACTCAAGTGGGAAAAGAAACCATTGACGTCAATGGGTTTCAAGTCTCTACATCACAA GTAGCATATGTGAGGTGTATATTTGAAAAACACCCAGACTTTGCATCAAAAATCCGTTCAAATAATCAGCACCTGAAGTCAACATACATGAATGTTCTCCTAGGACTAGTTGAAACACTCTGCCAGTTGCCTGAGAAGCTCTCTGATGATGATTTTGGTGAAGCATCGGCTGCGGTTTCATACTTAACCCAGGTTGGCTTTAAAGTGGATTGGTTGGAGGAGAAGCTGGAGGAAGTACAGGAAAAGAAGACGAAAGTGAACACTGGCAAGGCTCAGCTGCAACACATGGAGGAAGAGTTTAAGGTACTCAACAAGAAATGCTTGGAACTTAAAGATCTTGTGGAGAAGCAGAATGCAGATGTGACAGCCGCCAATGTTGCTCTCTCGTTCGATGATGTTGTTTGA
- the LOC106307771 gene encoding MATH domain and coiled-coil domain-containing protein At3g58370-like, protein MNVLLGLIETLCQLPENLSDDDLSEASAAVLYLKQVGFKMDWLEKKLQKLKERKKKMNTGKAQLQHMEEEFKILNKKCLDLKDLLDKQNEDLSAANVAFSFDDVV, encoded by the coding sequence ATGAATGTTCTCCTTGGACTAATTGAAACACTATGCCAGTTGCCTGAGAATCTCTCTGATGATGATTTGTCTGAAGCATCGGCTGCAGTTTTATACTTAAAGCAGGTTGGCTTTAAAATGGATTGGTTGGAGAAGAAGCTCCAGAAATTAAAGGAAAGGAAGAAGAAGATGAACACTGGCAAGGCTCAGCTGCAACACATGGAGGAAGAGTTTAAGATACTCAACAAGAAATGCTTAGACCTGAAAGATCTTCTCGACAAGCAGAATGAAGATTTGTCGGCCGCCAATGTTGCTTTCTCGTTCGACGATGTTGTTTAA